One genomic region from Sandaracinaceae bacterium encodes:
- a CDS encoding RCC1 domain-containing protein produces the protein MARVAGRMGAWALGAILCAACGASGPRVTRVEWPRGALSLEADTGQVCALRDGRVQCWGGGYAHAVSRQQYAGRDRALYRVSMRIDAVTLAAGDAHTCALVADGAVWCWGLNARGKLGTGFCGGASEAPVRAQLPLPAHALSAVESTTCALLDDTSVACWGGDPRRGLAMTCEAERVQDATGGALTGVVALEGEGGRRADGTWVSWAPGPLAPAERLARVPYVARPARGGARSPNAARVEGPGVACWADEDWRRVTCTERELDDTVVELDSTERPLARSR, from the coding sequence ATGGCCCGCGTGGCGGGGCGGATGGGAGCGTGGGCGCTGGGCGCGATCCTCTGCGCGGCGTGCGGGGCGAGCGGCCCCCGCGTCACGCGGGTGGAGTGGCCGCGCGGCGCGCTGAGCCTCGAGGCGGACACCGGCCAGGTGTGCGCGCTTCGCGACGGGCGGGTGCAGTGCTGGGGCGGCGGATACGCGCACGCGGTGAGCCGGCAGCAGTACGCGGGTCGCGATCGCGCGCTGTACCGGGTGAGCATGAGAATCGACGCGGTGACCCTCGCGGCCGGCGACGCACACACGTGCGCGCTCGTGGCGGACGGGGCGGTCTGGTGCTGGGGCCTGAACGCGCGCGGCAAGCTCGGTACCGGATTCTGCGGTGGAGCGTCCGAGGCGCCGGTCCGCGCGCAGCTGCCCCTCCCAGCGCACGCACTCTCGGCCGTCGAGAGCACGACGTGCGCGCTCCTCGACGACACGAGCGTCGCCTGCTGGGGCGGGGATCCACGCCGCGGGCTCGCGATGACCTGCGAGGCGGAGCGTGTGCAAGACGCGACGGGCGGCGCGCTGACGGGTGTCGTCGCGCTCGAGGGCGAAGGCGGTCGCCGGGCCGATGGGACGTGGGTCTCATGGGCGCCCGGGCCGCTCGCGCCGGCCGAGCGTCTGGCGCGTGTGCCGTACGTCGCGAGACCGGCGCGCGGCGGCGCTCGCTCACCCAACGCCGCCCGGGTCGAGGGGCCGGGCGTGGCATGCTGGGCCGACGAGGACTGGCGCCGGGTGACGTGCACCGAACGCGAGCTCGACGACACGGTGGTCGAGCTGGACTCGACCGAGCGCCCCCTGGCGCGATCCAGGTGA
- a CDS encoding glutaredoxin family protein, whose protein sequence is MVTDDHVCPFGIKTKDLLKRKGYEVEDHELKSREETERFKREHDVETTPQVFIGGERIGGYEALRRHFDLDVPDEDETTYQPVIATFAMTALMALATTWAFSQELLSIRALELFIAFSMCALAIFKLRDLRSFSNQFITYDLLGRRWVRYAYIYPFAEAFAGVGMIAGVAAPLVASVALTIGGIGAVSVIKAVYVDERELKCACVGGDSNVPLGVISLTENLMMVAMAIWMFVSM, encoded by the coding sequence ATGGTCACCGACGACCACGTCTGCCCCTTCGGGATCAAGACGAAGGACCTCCTGAAGCGCAAGGGCTACGAGGTCGAAGACCACGAGCTGAAGAGCCGAGAGGAGACGGAGCGCTTCAAGCGAGAGCACGACGTCGAGACGACCCCGCAGGTCTTCATCGGAGGCGAGCGCATCGGCGGATACGAGGCGCTGCGGCGGCACTTCGACCTCGACGTGCCCGATGAAGACGAGACGACCTACCAGCCGGTGATCGCCACCTTCGCGATGACGGCGCTGATGGCGCTCGCCACGACGTGGGCGTTCAGCCAGGAGCTCCTCTCGATCCGAGCCCTGGAGCTCTTCATCGCGTTCAGCATGTGCGCGCTCGCCATCTTCAAGCTCCGCGACCTGCGCAGCTTCTCCAACCAGTTCATCACCTACGATCTGCTCGGCCGACGCTGGGTGCGCTACGCGTACATCTACCCCTTCGCCGAGGCCTTCGCGGGCGTCGGTATGATCGCGGGCGTGGCCGCGCCGCTCGTGGCCAGCGTCGCCCTCACCATCGGCGGCATCGGCGCCGTCAGCGTCATCAAGGCCGTCTACGTCGACGAGCGCGAGCTGAAGTGCGCCTGCGTGGGCGGAGACAGCAACGTCCCGCTCGGCGTGATCTCGCTGACCGAGAACCTGATGATGGTCGCCATGGCGATCTGGATGTTCGTCTCGATGTGA
- a CDS encoding pre-peptidase C-terminal domain-containing protein: MTAYVVKWEGELRGPYALDAIAKLVERGVVTAETELQIDGQRRWVPAGQIPEVAALFAKPVPTTVMMPREVLRPNPPSRRAGLVKLALGVVIGVGVVATAAAVYALVTMMDPGQVFADEVLEQGLPSKVEQLMVLRLPSAEQVESVRGLRVSLLGSFCGGTDVGKRLQNAHGREPSALQTDGTLDLLGREGLREDLQCGERLMNALREPSLTLIDFEDDDTRRTVLLMPLSELRDPPFALSYNFSGLRGRCEPAEGEDAECDPEGSAAVRRGDWWALGGFPAIAAYAREWNRAEERSQTTSMEYAQLLAAQVDPRATGVLIQVQPEILPFAVYCSEVPGGLSECLPDEVADARGRIRANIRAVSLEVRAPSDEHFDAELGWTMSFATRDEADAEEVSRDLDELVRDWRAHLDNREPALVERIREGEGDDLDRQEVMLRAFIRAMSNAEIEVDGRVARLVAKDELSEAEQREIRAYLERQQRISVAASNVVLSLLAGEEPARNDLTSLVGEEAAGWMLEPRASRESCDAIRAHLAELSGPGMPMEHFGAAFRVRQRYAEGSCAGAVLPETIRECLVSAATPTAMDECPVAVPPWRPQPLRQVHQGELTDDDDTFVSTGKPVDQYEVELHAGWTLTGDLTSDAFDAYLFLLNPDGERVSLDDDGGGGTNARIRYAVPSDGTYTLRASTYSRRGRGPYQLTIRAE, from the coding sequence GTGACCGCCTATGTCGTGAAGTGGGAGGGCGAGCTGAGAGGCCCGTATGCCCTCGACGCCATCGCCAAGCTCGTCGAACGCGGAGTCGTCACCGCCGAGACCGAGCTGCAGATCGATGGCCAGCGCCGCTGGGTCCCGGCCGGGCAGATCCCCGAGGTGGCGGCGCTCTTCGCCAAGCCGGTGCCGACCACCGTGATGATGCCGCGCGAAGTCCTGCGGCCCAACCCGCCCTCGCGCCGCGCGGGCCTCGTGAAGCTCGCGCTCGGAGTCGTCATCGGCGTCGGCGTCGTGGCCACCGCGGCCGCCGTCTACGCGCTCGTCACCATGATGGATCCGGGCCAGGTCTTCGCCGACGAGGTGCTCGAGCAAGGCCTCCCCTCGAAGGTGGAACAGCTGATGGTGCTCCGCCTCCCGAGCGCCGAGCAGGTCGAGAGCGTGCGGGGTCTGCGGGTCTCCTTGCTCGGCTCGTTCTGCGGCGGGACCGACGTCGGGAAGCGCCTGCAGAACGCGCACGGCCGCGAGCCATCCGCGCTCCAGACCGACGGCACCCTCGACTTGCTCGGACGCGAGGGTCTCCGCGAAGACCTGCAGTGCGGAGAGCGCCTCATGAACGCGCTCCGCGAGCCGTCGCTCACGTTGATCGACTTCGAGGACGACGACACCAGGCGCACCGTCTTGCTCATGCCGCTGTCGGAGCTCCGCGACCCGCCCTTCGCGCTCTCCTACAACTTCAGCGGGCTCCGCGGTCGATGTGAGCCGGCCGAAGGCGAGGACGCGGAGTGCGATCCGGAGGGCTCCGCCGCGGTGCGCCGGGGCGACTGGTGGGCCCTCGGCGGCTTCCCCGCCATCGCCGCCTACGCGCGCGAGTGGAACCGCGCCGAGGAGCGCAGCCAGACCACGAGCATGGAGTACGCGCAGCTCCTCGCCGCGCAGGTGGACCCTCGCGCGACCGGTGTGCTCATCCAGGTGCAGCCCGAGATCCTCCCCTTCGCGGTTTACTGCAGCGAGGTGCCGGGCGGCCTCTCGGAGTGCCTCCCCGACGAGGTCGCCGACGCGCGCGGTCGCATCCGCGCCAACATCCGGGCCGTCTCGCTCGAGGTCCGCGCGCCCAGCGACGAGCACTTCGACGCGGAGCTCGGCTGGACCATGAGCTTCGCGACGCGCGACGAAGCCGACGCCGAGGAGGTCTCTCGGGACCTCGACGAGCTGGTCCGCGACTGGCGCGCTCACCTCGACAACCGCGAACCGGCCCTGGTCGAGCGCATCCGCGAAGGTGAGGGCGACGACCTCGACCGGCAGGAGGTCATGCTCCGCGCCTTCATCCGCGCCATGTCGAACGCGGAGATCGAGGTCGACGGCCGCGTCGCGCGCCTGGTCGCCAAGGACGAGCTGAGTGAGGCGGAGCAGCGCGAGATCCGCGCCTACCTCGAGCGACAGCAGCGGATCAGCGTCGCCGCGTCCAACGTCGTGCTCTCGCTCCTCGCGGGCGAAGAGCCAGCTCGGAACGACCTGACCTCGCTCGTCGGCGAAGAGGCCGCCGGCTGGATGCTCGAGCCGCGCGCCAGCCGCGAGTCGTGCGACGCGATCCGCGCCCACCTCGCCGAGCTCTCTGGCCCCGGCATGCCCATGGAGCACTTCGGCGCCGCCTTCCGCGTGCGCCAGCGCTACGCCGAGGGCAGCTGCGCGGGCGCCGTCCTGCCCGAGACCATCCGCGAGTGCCTCGTCTCGGCCGCCACCCCGACCGCCATGGACGAGTGCCCCGTCGCCGTCCCGCCCTGGCGGCCGCAGCCCCTCCGCCAGGTCCACCAGGGAGAGCTGACCGACGACGACGACACCTTCGTCAGCACCGGCAAGCCCGTCGACCAGTACGAAGTCGAGCTGCACGCTGGCTGGACCCTGACCGGCGACCTCACCAGCGACGCCTTCGACGCCTATCTCTTCCTGCTGAACCCCGACGGTGAGCGCGTCTCGCTCGACGACGACGGCGGAGGCGGCACCAACGCGCGCATCCGCTACGCGGTCCCGAGCGACGGCACCTACACCCTCCGCGCGAGCACCTACTCGCGGCGCGGACGCGGCCCGTACCAGCTCACGATCCGCGCGGAGTAG